From Verrucomicrobiota bacterium, one genomic window encodes:
- a CDS encoding isocitrate/isopropylmalate dehydrogenase family protein, which yields MKNFRIALLPGDGIGTEVIDVTVKVLDAVSRIAGFPVTYETHSVGATEYLENGVALPESVLEKCAECDAILLGAMGLPDVRLPSGVELTPQIEIREKLDLYNGLRPIKLYHESDTPLKGYGKGDIDIMLVRENTEGLFYERSKVLDLEADSATDLMYISRKGAERICRAAFQQARKRRKFVTLVDKANVLPSMAYLRNIFNKIAEEYPDVKTERQYIDAMALFLVQRPNDFDVVVTENMFGDILSDLLAGIVGGMGMAPSADIGDNYAVFQPSHGTAPSIAGLNIANPIATILSAAMMLQWLDTEETQAGADLIYGAVEIVFSNPENRTCDMGGSLTTTLMAALVIEAINTLADN from the coding sequence ATGAAAAACTTTCGCATCGCATTACTCCCTGGCGACGGGATAGGCACAGAGGTAATAGATGTAACGGTCAAAGTTCTCGACGCAGTAAGCCGAATCGCAGGCTTTCCTGTTACCTATGAAACCCACTCTGTCGGGGCTACGGAATACTTGGAAAATGGCGTTGCTCTCCCTGAATCCGTTCTGGAAAAGTGTGCGGAATGTGACGCTATTCTTCTTGGCGCAATGGGTTTGCCCGATGTTCGTTTGCCGAGCGGCGTCGAGTTGACTCCGCAAATCGAAATTCGCGAGAAATTGGATCTCTACAACGGTCTTCGTCCCATCAAATTGTATCATGAGTCAGACACTCCCTTAAAAGGTTATGGTAAAGGTGATATTGATATCATGCTCGTCCGGGAGAATACCGAAGGTTTGTTTTATGAACGAAGTAAAGTGCTGGACTTGGAAGCGGACTCAGCGACAGATCTCATGTATATAAGTCGCAAAGGCGCCGAACGCATTTGCCGGGCTGCATTCCAACAGGCAAGAAAGCGACGTAAATTCGTTACCCTCGTCGACAAGGCGAATGTGTTGCCTTCGATGGCTTACTTGAGGAATATTTTTAATAAAATCGCCGAGGAGTACCCGGATGTTAAGACGGAGCGTCAGTATATTGATGCCATGGCTCTTTTTCTGGTCCAACGGCCAAATGATTTCGATGTGGTGGTTACTGAAAACATGTTCGGCGATATTCTATCCGATCTTCTTGCCGGAATCGTCGGCGGTATGGGTATGGCTCCATCGGCGGATATTGGAGATAATTACGCCGTCTTTCAACCGTCACACGGAACTGCCCCGAGTATTGCAGGCCTGAATATTGCCAACCCTATTGCAACTATTCTCTCAGCGGCCATGATGCTTCAGTGGTTGGATACCGAAGAAACTCAGGCAGGTGCTGATCTCATTTACGGAGCAGTAGAAATCGTATTTAGTAATCCTGAAAATCGGACCTGCGACATGGGTGGCTCATTAACAACCACATTGATGGCGGCGCTTGTTATTGAAGCCATCAATACACTGGCTGATAATTGA
- a CDS encoding mannonate dehydratase gives MQLGLGLYRHMLTRDNFRFAKQAGATHIIAHYCDYFKGAKSNSRSDQPTGAQDGWGLAGDPDKLWSFEELNDLRKAVEEEGLKLEALENFDPAHWYDILLDGPKKREQLENIKTIIRNVGRAGIPIFGYNFSLAGVAGRVRGPFARGGAESVGMDGPEDTPMPNGMVWNMVVDPNAPNGIVPTATTEELWQRLECFLEEILPVAEEAGVKMAAHPDDPPCETVRAQPRLVYQPHLYQKLLDLKPHPSNTLEFCIGSLAEMTEGDIYETVETYSSQEKIAYIHFRNVRGKVPHYKETFIDDGDIDMIRVLKILKKNNYTGVLIPDHTPQMTCDAPWHAGMAYALGYMKAAVRMISE, from the coding sequence ATGCAGCTGGGACTTGGACTTTACCGACATATGCTCACGCGGGACAACTTTCGTTTCGCAAAGCAAGCGGGTGCCACCCATATCATTGCTCATTACTGCGACTATTTTAAGGGCGCGAAGTCGAACAGCCGCAGTGATCAACCGACAGGTGCCCAGGATGGCTGGGGATTGGCTGGTGATCCTGACAAGCTTTGGTCTTTCGAAGAACTGAATGATCTCAGGAAAGCAGTTGAAGAAGAAGGTTTGAAGTTGGAGGCCTTGGAGAATTTCGATCCTGCTCACTGGTACGACATATTGCTTGATGGTCCAAAGAAACGTGAGCAGTTGGAGAATATTAAAACTATTATTCGAAACGTCGGTCGCGCCGGAATACCGATTTTCGGGTACAATTTCAGCCTGGCTGGTGTGGCCGGACGCGTGAGAGGACCTTTTGCCCGCGGCGGGGCAGAATCTGTCGGTATGGATGGCCCTGAAGATACTCCGATGCCAAATGGAATGGTATGGAACATGGTTGTGGATCCGAATGCTCCAAACGGGATCGTTCCTACCGCAACGACGGAAGAATTGTGGCAACGCCTGGAGTGTTTCCTCGAAGAGATATTGCCCGTTGCAGAAGAGGCAGGCGTTAAAATGGCTGCGCATCCGGATGACCCTCCCTGTGAAACAGTTCGAGCTCAACCGAGGTTGGTTTATCAACCGCATTTGTATCAAAAGCTCCTCGACCTGAAACCACACCCTTCGAACACTCTGGAGTTTTGTATTGGTAGTCTGGCTGAAATGACCGAGGGCGACATTTACGAAACCGTTGAGACCTACAGCTCCCAGGAAAAGATCGCCTATATTCACTTCAGAAATGTGCGGGGGAAGGTTCCGCACTATAAGGAGACGTTTATCGACGATGGGGACATTGATATGATCCGCGTACTAAAAATTCTTAAGAAAAATAATTACACCGGTGTCCTTATTCCGGATCATACGCCTCAGATGACTTGTGATGCTCCCTGGCATGCGGGCATGGCTTATGCACTCGGTTATATGAAAGCTGCAGTCCGAATGATATCTGAATAA
- a CDS encoding TRAP transporter substrate-binding protein, with protein sequence MDKKSTSFLLLGLMVGIVVTASVFSLLIGTGGKGSGNQTIVLKLAHVLPATAPVHKAMEYMAQKASEKSGGLVEIQVFPNGQLGSETETIEQMQRGALAMVKVSTAPMEGFIPEMAVFSVPYLFRDEDHYWEVLGGAIGKGILLKGANVGIRGLCYYDSGARSFYTVKKPVLTPADLKGMKIRVMSSRTAMDMVNTLGGSPTPIPFGELYTALQQGMVDGAENNPPSMYDTRHWEVAKHYSMDEHARIPDIVLFSQTIWDSLSPQVQQWVQEAADESVVYQKQIWKEYVDECLSNLEKEGVTIYRPDKAIFQEQARNMYKNFDGTPVEGLIKQIQNLD encoded by the coding sequence ATGGATAAAAAATCTACCTCTTTTCTGCTTCTCGGTCTCATGGTTGGCATAGTTGTAACCGCGAGTGTCTTTTCTCTTCTTATTGGAACCGGAGGGAAGGGATCCGGAAATCAGACAATAGTACTTAAACTGGCCCATGTGCTGCCCGCCACAGCGCCCGTCCACAAGGCTATGGAGTACATGGCGCAGAAAGCCTCGGAGAAATCCGGTGGGTTGGTGGAGATTCAGGTTTTCCCCAATGGTCAGTTGGGTTCCGAGACCGAGACGATCGAGCAGATGCAGCGTGGTGCACTCGCCATGGTTAAGGTTTCTACTGCACCGATGGAAGGGTTTATTCCCGAGATGGCCGTTTTCAGTGTGCCTTACCTGTTTCGCGATGAAGATCATTACTGGGAGGTTCTAGGTGGCGCTATTGGCAAAGGTATTTTACTCAAAGGGGCGAATGTGGGAATACGGGGTCTTTGCTACTACGACAGTGGAGCCCGCAGTTTTTATACGGTCAAAAAACCGGTGTTAACGCCGGCCGATCTCAAGGGCATGAAGATCCGGGTCATGAGCAGCCGCACGGCCATGGACATGGTTAATACTCTGGGAGGATCACCCACGCCGATTCCATTCGGCGAGTTGTATACTGCCCTGCAGCAAGGCATGGTCGATGGTGCGGAAAATAACCCACCAAGTATGTATGACACCCGTCACTGGGAAGTGGCCAAACACTACAGCATGGATGAACATGCCCGCATTCCGGACATAGTCCTTTTCAGTCAAACAATTTGGGATTCCCTGTCACCGCAGGTCCAACAGTGGGTTCAGGAAGCCGCCGATGAGTCCGTGGTTTATCAGAAACAAATCTGGAAGGAGTATGTGGACGAGTGTTTATCGAACCTGGAAAAAGAAGGAGTGACTATTTACAGACCGGATAAGGCAATTTTCCAGGAACAGGCCCGGAACATGTATAAGAACTTCGACGGAACTCCCGTGGAAGGCCTTATAAAGCAAATCCAAAATCTGGACTAA